One Setaria italica strain Yugu1 chromosome II, Setaria_italica_v2.0, whole genome shotgun sequence DNA segment encodes these proteins:
- the LOC101767536 gene encoding nuclear autoantigenic sperm protein → MGDEEDSDLDLSWKMLDIARAIVEKSPDNTIEKVKIYSALGEVALEREDIDNSLSDYMKALAMLEQLVEPDHRRTVELNFRICLVYELASKIGDAIPYCAKAISLCKSRIQSLKNSKDASLAGKDGESAAEGGSEKSAPEAEIEQLTGILTELEKKLEDLEQAMSNPNPMEEVMKAIASRAAAAQKAADGMPRAASFTSSQMATSNNGFDSSVMSTAATTGSTGSTVTDLGVVGRGVKRANIMPISAEPAPKKPAVDSASSKGDSSNSSEPLPTAQNGDESVSK, encoded by the exons ATGGGAGATGAAGAAGATTCTGATTTGGATCTTTCGTGGAAAATGTTGGACATTGCAAGGGCAATAGTTGAGAAGAGCCCAGACAACACTATTGAGAAAGTAAAAATTTATTCTGCTCTTGGTGAAGTTGCATTGGAAAGAG AGGACATAGACAACTCACTCAGTGACTACATGAAAGCTTTAGCCATGTTGGAGCAATTGGTTGAGCCTGATCATCGTCGAACTGTGGAACT AAACTTCCGCATATGTTTGGTTTATGAGCTGGCATCCAAGATTGGAGATGCAATCCCATATTGTGCAAAAGCGATTTCACTATGCAAGTCACGCATACAGTCTCTGAAAAATTCCAAGGATGCTTCTTTGGCTGGTAAAGATGGTGAATCTGCTGCTGAAGGGGGCTCAGAAAAATCAGCTCCTGAAGCTGAGATAGAGCAGCTTACTGGCATATTGACTGAACTTGAGAAGAAG CTTGAAGACCTGGAGCAAGCCATGTCGAATCCAAACCCTATGGAAGAGGTCATGAAGGCGATTGCATCCAGGGCAGCTGCTGCGCAGAAAGCTGCTGATGGGATGCCAAGAGCTGCATCTTTCACCTCTTCCCAGATGGCCACTTCGAACAATGGCTTTGACTCCTCCGTCATGTCTACGGCAGCAACAACTGGAAGCACCGGAAGTACCGTGACTGACCTTGGCGTTGTAGGCAGAGGCGTCAAGCGAGCTAACATCATGCCGATCTCAGCCGAACCTGCTCCGAAGAAGCCTGCGGTGGATTCAGCATCCTCAAAAGGCGATAGCAGCAACAGCTCGGAGCCTCTTCCTACGGCACAGAACGGTGATGAATCTGTATCGAAGTAG
- the LOC105913708 gene encoding uncharacterized protein LOC105913708 has product MQLLVQDLENQAPEQGDLQQDQHQEEMDLQLSLSVPLPSFSTPDVSGQKGNSSGESVQQQVQVEQVQEEVQQENEQVVVLAIPAIQQLQNVQDGQIPVAQQNAQHMPFPVQGVQNMGPNQENEHVGGQFLHPIQLNQEGGPEAQFNIDLNVNMFRAESGHSNDADPGWAARLNEAYNKPVSSPDLQQLWARFFSMEGSPEQRKIKMSTPLVETRARRSPRIRSRNAGFKHTSCNSRNCLACAAVPPTLTTKAMVAIGEDFCKISKEKLSEATLRTKPPTANLIGDKRGASSKRQKGNESIKEVEEGECSATGRRTEN; this is encoded by the exons ATGCAACTACTAGTTCAAGACCTGGAAAACCAAGCACCAGAGCAAGGGGACCTGCAGCAGGACCAGCATCAGGAAGAGATGGATCTGCAACTGAGTTTGTCTGTACCTCTCCCTTCCTTTTCAACCCCAGATGTCAGTGGACAAAAGGGGAATAGTTCTGGGGAAAGTGTGCAGCAGCAAGTTCAAGTGGAACAAGTGCAAGAAGAAGTCCAGCAAGAAAATGAGCAGGTGGTTGTTCTGGCCATTCCCGCCATTCAGCAGCTTCAGAATGTTCAAGATGGGCAGATTCCAGTGGCCCAACAGAATGCGCAGCACATGCCATTTCCAGTTCAGGGGGTCCAGAACATGGGGCCAAACCAGGAGAATGAACACGTAGGTGGACAATTCCTCCACCCAATTCAGTTAAATCAGGAAGGTGGGCCAGAAGCACAGTTCAACATAGACTTAAATGTAAACATGTTCAGAGCTGAATCAGGACACAGTAATGATGCTGATCCAGGGTGGGCTGCAAGGTTGAACGAGGCCTACAACAAGCCAGTTTCTAGCCCAGATCTGCAACAACTTTGGGCTAGATTCTTCTCCATGGAGGGCTCCCCTGAACAG AGAAAGATCAAAATGTCAACGCCACTGGTGGAAACACGGGCAAGAAGGAGCCCCAGGATAAGGAGCCGCAATGCTGGTTTCAAGCATACGAGCTGCAACTCAAGGAACTGCCTGGCCTGTGCTGCTGTACCACCTACCCTGACGACCAAGGCAATGGTGGCCATTGGGGAGGACTTCTGCAAGATAAGCAAAGAGAAGTTATCTGAAGCAACTCTCCGAACCAAGCCACCAACAGCCAACCTGATAGGTGACAAGAGAGGGGCCAGTTCAAAGAGACAGAAGGGCAACGAGAGCATCaaggaggtggaagaaggagAATGCTCGGCCACAGGAAGGAGGACCGAGAACTGA
- the LOC101767939 gene encoding callose synthase 10, with protein IVNYYQSVGSFVHLCTQMTVLTLYIFLYGRFYLALSGLDYSISQQARFLGNAALDAALNAQFLVQIGIFTAIPMIMEFILELGLMKAVFSFTTMQLQFCSVFFIFSLGTKTHYFSRTILHGGAKYHATGRGFVVRHIKFAENYRLFSRSHFVKVLEVALLLNVYIAYGYTKGGSSSFILISSWFLAISWLFAPYIFNPSGFEWQKTVEDFDDWKTWLLYKGGAGVKGYNSWESWWDEEQDHIRTFRGRILETILTLRFLIFQYGIMYKLKITVHNTSLAVYGFSWLVLLVMVLLFQLFTATPKKETNLSRFVRFLHGLLAIGIIAGITLLIVFTRFTIVDLFACALAFIATGWFVLCLAITWKRVTKTLGLWDSVREMARMYDAVMGAIIFVPIVLLSWFPFASTFQSRILFNQAFSRGLEISRILAGNKANQKA; from the exons ATTGTTAATTACTACCAGTCTGTTGGCTCGTTTGTTCATTTATGCACGCAGATGACTGTTCTAACTCTGTATATCTTCTTGTACGGAAGGTTTTATCTG GCACTCTCTGGACTTGACTATTCAATATCTCAGCAAGCTAGGTTTTTGGGGAACGCTGCACTTGATGCTGCTTTAAATGCTCAGTTTTTGGTCCAGATTGGTATTTTTACAGCAATACCAATGATAATGGAATTTATATTGGAGCTGGGGCTGATGAAG GCTGTTTTCAGTTTTACTACAATGCAGCTCCAGTTTTGCTCAGTCTTTTTCATATTTTCTCTTGGAACAAAAACACATTACTTCAGTAGAACAATCCTCCATGGTGGTGCAAAG TATCATGCTACTGGAAGAGGATTTGTTGTTCGCCACATAAAGTTCGCTGAAAATTATAGGCTCTTTTCTCGAAGCCACTTTGTTAAAGT GCTTGAGGTTGCTCTCCTCCTCAACGTTTACATTGCGTATGGCTACACGAAGGGTGGCTCATCTTCATTTATTCTTATCAGTAGCTGGTTCCTTGCTATTTCTTGGCTTTTCGCACCCTACATATTCAACCCCTCTGGTTTTGAGTGGCAAAA GACTGTGGAGGACTTTGATGACTGGAAAACCTGGTTACTTTATAAAGGTGGAGCTGGGGTAAAGGGTTACAATAGTTGGGAATCTTGGTGGGATGAGGAGCAG GATCATATCCGGACATTCCGAGGACGTATCCTGGAGACAATCCTTACCCTTAGATTTCTCATTTTTCAGTATGGCATTATGTACAAGCTTAAGATTACAGTCCATAATACATCCCTTGCG GTCTACGGTTTCTCATGGCTTGTTCTCCTTGTTATGGTTCTCCTTTTCCAG CTTTTTACCGCAACTCCGAAGAAGGAAACTAACTTGTCGCGTTTTGTTCGGTTTCTGCATGGCCTCCTTGCTATTGGGATTATTGCAGGAATTACCTTACTTATTGTATTCACACGGTTCACTATTGTGGATTTATTTGCATGTGCACTTGCTTTTATAGCAACTGGTTGGTTTGTTTTATGT CTGGCCATCACATGGAAGAGGGTAACGAAAACCCTTGGGCTATGGGATTCAGTCCGGGAGATGGCGCGGATGTACGACGCGGTAATGGGCGCCATCATCTTTGTGCCCATCGTTCTCCTCTCATGGTTCCCCTTTGCGTCGACGTTCCAGTCACGCATCCTGTTCAACCAAGCCTTCAGCCGTGGCCTGGAGATCTCCCGCATCCTGGCAGGAAACAAAGCAAATCAGAAGGCATGA
- the LOC101768342 gene encoding uncharacterized protein LOC101768342 has protein sequence MEALMEELIEEILLRTPPDEPAYLMRATLVCKAWRIILFNRGFLRRYREFHKTPPLLGYLFYYNTSIVPQFVPISLASTFSPPEAYDDRTCLDYRHGRAIYIYARRSYIIWDPITGDKHLIMVPATYHHSYYTIMERGYYCTATVLCAVDGCDHLNCHGGPFHVIFVETYIVNGVLVAWTSMYSSATCTWSTSTSINVDNHIDGTRCLLIGASLYVPLEHGISILKYDLSSHGLSLVNTPRMSRAIMMKADDGGLGFAVVLENCIYLMSWEASANGIGGWAQQKAIELETLLPKSLDPSYPHEVIGYVEGTHTIFISTDAGLFTLELKSGLLRKVGKRDAYYSIIPYTNFYTPDLAKGRLSPP, from the exons ATGGAGGCATTGATGGAGGAGCTCATTGAAGAGATTCTCCTCCGCACCCCACCGGATGAGCCTGCATACCTCATGCGAGCTACCCTTGTATGCAAGGCCTGGCGCATCATCCTCTTCAATCGTGGCTTCCTCCGTCGCTATCGTGAGTTCCACAAAACACCGCCCCTGCTTGGCTACCTATTCTACTACAACACCAGCATTGTTCCCCAATTTGTCCCTATATCTCTTGCCTCCACGTTCTCCCCACCAGAGGCTTATGATGACCGGACATGCCTCGATTATCGCCATGGTCGTGCTATCTATATTTACGCCCGAAGGAGTTACATCATATGGGACCCCATTACTGGCGACAAGCACCTAATAATGGTGCCTGCCACATACCATCACTCCTACTACACTATAATGGAGCGCGGCTACTACTGTACTGCAACGGTGCTCTGTGCCGTGGATGGCTGTGATCACCTCAACTGCCATGGTGGTCCATTCCACGTCATCTTTGTGGAGACATACATTGTCAATGGCGTGCTTGTCGCATGGACGAGCATGTACTCTTCGGCGACTTGTACATGGAGCACCTCGACCTCCATTAATGTTGATAACCACATCGATGGGACACGTTGTCTTCTCATTGGTGCCTCACTCTATGTCCCCCTTGAGCATGGCATAAGCATACTCAAGTATGACCTGAGCAGCCATGGTCTGTCCTTGGTCAACACGCCGAGAATGTCTAGGGCCATTATGATGAAGGCAGATGATGGAGGACTCGGGTTCGCTGTCGTGTTAGAGAATTGCATCTATCTGATGTCATGGGAAGCTAGTGCTAATGGCATTGGTGGATGGGCACAACAAAAGGCTATTGAGCTGGAGACATTGCTCCCCAAATCTCTTGACCCATCATACCCTCATGAAGTGATCGGTTATGTTGAGGGCACACACACTATTTTCATCAGCACAGATGCAGGACTCTTTACACTAGAACTCAAGTCAGGGCTGTTGAGGAAGGTAGGCAAAAGAGATGCCTACTACAGCATCATACCTTACACGAACTTCTACACTCCAG ATCTTGCCAAGGGCAGATTGTCACCGCCTTGA
- the LOC101768743 gene encoding uncharacterized protein LOC101768743, translating to MAALPALMEELVEEILLRVPPEEPAHLIRAAMVCKAWCRILSDGGFRRRYSRFHRMPTLMGYICSVFMDACLQFVPTTSFSPPLPPTSCYYRARDCRHDRVLIQDDSPSFIVWDLITGNRQHLSSRPCAHHHQTYFSSNEAVLCARHQHGCDHLDCHGGPFLVVSVKTVHDAGAAEHDATYTCASVYSSETGAWSAETCTTHDYYYDVGGCMKRSLLIGDALYFTQAGLSVM from the coding sequence ATGGCGGCGCTGCCGGCGTTGATGGAGGAGCTCGTCGAAGAGATCCTCCTCCGCGTCCCGCCGGAGGAGCCGGCGCATCTCATCCGTGCCGCCATGGTCTGCAAGGCCTGGTGCCGAATCCTCTCTGATGGTGGATTCCGCCGCCGCTACAGCCGGTTCCACCGAATGCCTACCCTGATGGGCTACATCTGCAGCGTCTTCATGGACGCATGCCTCCAGTTCGTCCCAACCACTAGTTTctcaccgccgctgccgcctacCAGCTGCTACTACAGGGCCCGTGACTGCCGCCATGACCGTGTGCTGATCCAAGACGACTCACCAAGCTTCATCGTCTGGGACCTCATCACCGGCAACCGGCAGCACCTGAGCTCTCGCCCTTGCGCGCACCATCACCAGACCTACTTCTCTTCCAATGAGGCTGTGCTATGCGCCCGCCATCAGCATGGCTGCGACCACCTCGACTGTCATGGCGGTCCGTTCCTCGTGGTCTCTGTGAAGACAGTACACGATGCCGGCGCCGCGGAGCATGATGCCACGTACACGTGTGCGAGCGTGTACTCGTCAGAGACCGGAGCATGGAGCGCCGAAACCTGCACTACTCATGATTATTATTACGATGTTGGGGGCTGCATGAAACGCAGTCTTCTTATCGGAGACGCGCTCTACTTCACACAAGCAGGACTGTCCGTGATGTGA